The Numida meleagris isolate 19003 breed g44 Domestic line unplaced genomic scaffold, NumMel1.0 unplaced_Scaffold272, whole genome shotgun sequence genome includes the window NNNNNNNNNNNNNNNNNNNNNNNNNNNNNNNNNNNNNNNNNNNNNNNNNNNNNNNNNNNNNNNNNNNNNNNNNNNNNNNNNNNNNNNNNNNNNNNNNNNNNNNNNNNNNNNNNNNNNNNNNNNNNNNNNNNNNNNNNNNNNNNNNNNNNNNNNNNNNNNNNNNNNNNNNNNNNNNNNNNNNNNNNNNNNNNNNNNNNNNNNNNNNNNNNNNNNNNNNNNNNNNNNNNNNNNNNNNNNNNNNNNNNNNNNNNNNNNNNNNNNNNNNNNNNNNNNNNNNNNNNNNNNNNNNNNNNNNNNNNNNNNNNNNNNNNNNNNNNNNNNNNNNNNNNNNNNNNNNNNNNNNNNNNNNNNNNNNNNNNNNNNNNNNNNNNNNNNNNNNNNNNNNNNNNNNNNNNNNNNNNNNNNNNNNNNNNNNNNNNNNNNNNNNNNNNNNNNNNNNNNNNNNNNNNNNNNNNNNNNNNNNNNNNNNNNNNNNNNNNNNNNNNNNNNNNNNNNNNNNNNNNNNNNNNNNNNNNNNNNNNNNNNNNNNNNNNNNNNNNNNNNNNNNNNNNNNNNNNNNNNNNNNNNNNNNNNNNNNNNNNNNNNNNNNNNNNNNNNNNNNNNNNNNNNNNNNNNNNNNNNNNNNNNNNNNNNNNNNNNNNNNNNNNNNNNNNNNNNNNNNNNNNNNNNNNNNNNNNNNNNNNNNNNNNNNNNNNNNNNNNNNNNNNNNNNNNNNNNNNNNNNNNNNNNNNNNNNNNNNNNNNNNNNNNNNNNNNNNNNNNNNNNNNNNNNNNNNNNNNNNNNNNNNNNNNNNNNNNNNNNNNNNNNNNNNNNNNNNNNNNNNNNNNNNNNNNNNNNNNNNNNNNNNNNNNNNNNNNNNNNNNNNNNNNNNNNNNNNNNNNNNNNNNNNNNNNNNNNNNNNNNNNNNNNNNNNNNNNNNNNNNNNNNNNNNNNNNNNNNNNNNNNNNNNNNNNNNNNNNNNNNNNNNNNNNNNNNNNNNNNNNNNNNNNNNNNNNNNNNNNNNNNNNNNNNNNNNNNNNNNNNNNNNNNNNNNNNNNNNNNNNNNNNNNNNNNNNNNNNNNNNNNNNNNNNNNNNNNNNNNNNNNNNNNNNNNNNNNNNNNNNNNNNNNNNNNNNNNNNNNNNNNNNNNNNNNNNNNNNNNNNNNNNNNNNNNNNNNNNNNNNNNNNNNNNNNNNNNNNNNNNNNNNNNNNNNNNNNNNNNNNNNNNNNNNNNNNNNNNNNNNNNNNNNNNNNNNNNNNNNNNNNNNNNNNNNNNNNNNNNNNNNNNNNNNNNNNNNNNNNNNNNNNNNNNNNNNNNNNNNNNNNNNNNNNNNNNNNNNNNNNNNNNNNNNNNNNNNNNNNNNNNNNNNNNNNNNNNNNNNNNNNNNNNNNNNNNNNNNNNNNNNNNNNNNNNNNNNNNNNNNNNNNNNNNNNNNNNNNNNNNNNNNNNNNNNNNNNNNNNNNNNNNNNNNNNNNNNNNNNNNNNNNNNNNNNNNNNNNNNNNNNNNNNNNNNNNNNNNNNNNNNNNNNNNNNNNNNNNNNNNNNNNNNNNNNGGATTTGCTATCCCCGCAGTGAGTTCTCAGCCCGGGGATGCTTTCCCCTCCCAGTAAGGATATCCCATCCAAGTGAATTTCAGCTGTCGCCACCCCAAAACATGTTGACGTTCTTAGCCATGGGCTGGATAAACTCCAAGCATTAATTACCAGGGCTTGAAAACGGTAGCAGCCATGGTAGGCCAATTAGACAGGTAACAATGAAGATGAGTGATTTCTGTGGGACAGCCCTGATTTAGACGAGAATGCTGCAGGAATGAGACAGTATCCATGCAGCATGTGCCGAGCTTGTTGTTGTGAAATGGTCCTTTGTGCCTCGAAGAATATCACTAACTTTCTATCGTGGTCTTTTTCTCCTAGCTTGTGATGTATCTTGGGGCATTTCTAATGAGGACGGAACAGACAGCATTCAATCTCAGATGTCTGGAGACCTGGCAGATGCTTTGCTAGCTGTGGGTGAGTGCTGTGCTTTTACATGTTGTCTCCAAAGTAAGGAAAGAATTAGAGGTGCCGCATCTTTCCTTAACTGGCTGCTTACATAGTTTCAGGAGGAAGAGATGGCTTGTCTTAGTTTCTGCTTTACGGATACAGTCAGGCAAGAACTGGTTTTCCCATCATGCAGCTGGGAATGCTCCATCCTGGGGGGCGTGTGGCTGCAAGAGGAATTTGTCTGTGGAATCACGGCTCGTTCCTCCCCTCTGACAGGGGCAGAATGTGTCTGCATTTTCCTCCTggctcttttctcctctgttatgGTGGGAAACGAGCTGAGCCACTGTGCCTCTTTCTGATGGTTAGCTCTGCCCCTCCGCCATCATCTTTATTTCCAGCTGTTCCTGTGTGTAATGCTCCACACTCAGACCTGCAGAGCCCGAAGGCCTCCTTGGCAGCTGTCAATCACCTGGAGGTTGTagggtgctgtgctgtgccttcTGTCTGTGCCTGCTTCCCTGGTGTCATTTGCAAGACACTGTAGGTCCACCTGGTAGGGACTGCAGTCAGCTAACGCAAAAGTGAAAGAAGCATGCAAGtagtcttttttatttcataggcTTTAACCTTCCTTGAAACTTGTTCTGCTGtggagcacaggtggaagcagtTCACCTCTATGACAAAAGGTGGAGTCTGGTTCCACCCCTTCcaaacctcatttaagggctggctggCGCAGGGGCTGGATCTGTTCTTGGGGTTGTGCTCTTCTGTGGTGTGGTAAAACTGTAACTGCATTGCAATTGAAAGATGAGTCTGGTTTGGCTGTAAAAGCAGTGTATTTGAGAGATTGATGGTGGACGTTAGGGAACAGGATGAGACTTCTATTGGTAGTTGGTTTCTCTGACCAAGCCTCTGTGGGAAAGAATATTTGGTGAACTGTTGTTTGGGTACCTTCATTTAGGTAGGACTGTGTGAAAGGGTGTGTGTGATGTAGGACAGAGGAATATGAATTGCAGACCTGTGTAGACTGTAGAAATTGCATAATATTTAAGCAGAGGACAGGCGAAAAGTTATAGGTGGGAAATGAGCAGGCCACTCTGCAACTTCATGACGGTTACCTGCACTCCGGATTGCGCTGAGCCCGGCCTCTTAGCCTggctgagcagccctccgggtTGCGCTGAGCCTGGCCTCTAAGCCTGCCAGAGCAGCCCTCCGGGTTGCACTGAGCCTGGCCTGTTAGCCTAGCTGAGCAACTCTCCGGGTTGCGCTGAGCCGGGCCTCTTAGCCTTGCTGAAAAGCCCTCCGGGTTGCGCTGAGCCTGGCCTGTTAGCCTtgctgagcagccctccgggtTGCGCTGAGCCTGGCCTCTTATACTggctgagcagccctccgggtTGCGCTGAGCCTGGCCTGTAAGCCNTGGGTGTGGGTTGGGGCTGCTCAGAGGGTGGCTGGCGTACCGGCCCCACCGCAGTCACCCTCTGCCCCAGCGGGTGTAGGGCCTGGATGGATTCCAGCAAGTGTCTGCGCAGCTCGCTGGAGTTGCCCGCTtgtcctgtgctgctggctcctgcgCTGACCCCAGCCACCTTTGCTTGATGTGGGTGTTTGCagccttttctctccttgtgTAGTGgcagctttcttttcctgtctggTGCTCCGCTGGTGGGCTGCTTATGGCTGGAGGTCTTCCCTTTCTGGGGGGTGCTGGCAGGCGCAGGGTGCTTGGCCCGCCTGGCGCTGCccttgcatttcttctctgcccCCCGGCAGGGGACAGAGCCCGGTGACACTGGTGGGTGGGTCTGAACCCCCTGGGGCCGCCTTTTCTGCACCTCCtccatgggctgtgctgtgagggGTGAGGGAGGTTTGGTGACAACCAGGGGGGCCGGCCGGGGATTTGCTGGTGGCACGACGAGGGGCAGCGGCGCCAACCCATGCTGCATCTCAGGCAGGAGCCCAGGGGACGGTGGAAGCCCCCAGAAGGGGTCAGTGCGGGTCCTGGAGGCAGCCGGTCCCTCCGTGCTGAGCTCTCTGCTGTCGCTGGGGTTGTCAGGGAGCTCAGCGATGAAACAAGGggaagcagggctgctggggttCTCCTGGGGAACCTCAAGAGCACTTGCCACATCTGAAAAAGCAAGAACATTCCCCACAATGGTGACAAGAACATTCCCCACAATGGTGATGCTAGCCTTCCAACACCCACTGTGTGCAGACACTCACCCgtgagctctgcagccccaaACTCACCATTGCTCCAGGTGAGCAGAGCCTCCATGTCCACAGTGTTGTCTGGCACATCTGAGCTTTTCATCACGGctgggaaaagcaagaaaatccGCAGAGGGGCAATGCCAGCTTTCCCCTACCCACCTCGTGCGGAAACCCacccagcagctgtgcagcctcCAAACTCACCATCAGGTTCCAGAGTCGTGGTGCTGCGGGTGAGTGGAGCAGTTTCTGTCCGGGGGCATCTGATGGTGGGCGCTGGGTGCCCCTGATCCTCCCTGAGCACCACGGCATGTTCacctggctccagcagcaggtcCCAGCTGCCAGGCAGGGTGCAGGGCACAGGGAGCACCTGGCCCTGGTGTGCAGGCACCTGAAAAACAGCTGGCGGGGGGCCGGGGCGGCCGGgggcctgcagcaggcaggtgcCTGCGGGCTGCAGGGGCTCNNNNNNNNNNNNNNNNNNNNNNNNNNNNNNNNNNNNNNNNNNNNNNNNNNNNNNNNNNNNNNNNNNNNNNNNNNNNNNNNNNNNNNNNNNNNNNNNNNNNNNNNNNNNNNNNNNNNNNNNNNNNNNNNNNNNNNNNNNNNNNNNNNNNNNNNNNNNNNNNNNNNNNNNNNNNNNNNNNNNNNNNNNNNNNNNNNNNNNNNNNNNNNNNNNNNNNNNNNNNNNNNNNNNNNNNNNNNNNNNNNNNNNNNNNNNNNNNNNNNNNNNNNNNNNNNNNNNNNNNNNNNNNNNNNNNNNNNNNNNNNNNNNNNNNNNNNNNNNNNNNNNNNNNNNNNNNNNNNNNNNNNNNNNNNNNNNNNNNNNNNNNNNNNNNNNNNNNNNNNNNNNNNNNNNNNNNNNNNNNNNNNNNNNNNNNNNNNNNNNNNNNNNNNNNNNNNNNNNNNNNNNNNNNNNNNNNNNNNNNNNNNNNNNNNNNNNNNNNNNNNNNNNNNNNNNNNNNNNNNNNNNNNNNNNNNNNNNNNNNNNNNNNNNNNNNNNNNNNNNNNNNNNNNNNNNNNNNNNNNNNNNNNNNNNNNNNNNNNNNNNNNNNNNNNNNNNNNNNNNNNNNNNNNNNNNNNNNNNNNNNNNNNNNNNNNNNNNNNNNNNNNNNNNNNNNNNNNNNNNNNNNNNNNNNNNNNNNNNNNNNNNNNNNNNNNNNNNNNNNNNNNNNNNNNNNNNNNNNNNNNNNNNNNNNNNNNNNNNNNNNNNNNNNNNNNNNNNNNNNNNNNNNNNNNNNNNNNNNNNNNNNNNNNNNNNNNNNNNNNNNNNNNNNNNNNNNNNNNNNNNNNNNNNNNNNNNNNNNNNNNNNNNNNNNNNNNNNNNNNNNNNNNNNNNNNNNNNNNNNNNNNNNNNNNNNNNNNNNNNNNNNNNNNNNNNNNNNNNNNNNNNNNNNNNNNNNNNNNNNNNNNNNNNNNNNNNNNNNNNNNNNNNNNNNNNNNNNNNNNNNNNNNNNNNNNNNNNNNNNNNNNNNNNNNNNNNNNNNNNNNNNNNNNNNNNNNNNNNNNNNNNNNNNNNNNNNNNNNNNNNNNNNNNNNNNNNNNNNNNNNNNNNNNNNNNNNNNNNNNNNNNNNNNNNNNNNNNNNNNNNNNNNNNNNNNNNNNNNNNNNNNNNNNNNNNNNNNNNNNNNNNNNNNNNNNNNNNNNNNNNNNNNNNNNNNNNNNNNNNNNNNNNNNNNNNNNNNNNNNNNNNNNNNNNNNNNNNNNNNNNNNNNNNNNNNNNNNNNNNNNNNNNNNNNNNNNNNNNNNNNNNNNNNNNNNNNNNNNNNNNNNNNNNNNNNNNNNNNNNNNNNNNNNNNNNNNNNNNNNNNNNNNNNNNNNNNNNNNNNNNNNNNNNNNNNNNNNNNNNNNNNNNNNNNNNNNNNNNNNNNNNNNNNNNNNNNNNNNNNNNNNNNNNNNNNNNNNNNNNNNNNNNNNNNNNNNNNNNNNNNNNNNNNNNNNNNNNNNNNNNNNNNNNNNNNNNNNNNNNNNNNNNNNNNNNNNNNNNNNNNNNNNNNNNNNNNNNNNNNNNNNNNNNNNNNNNNNNNNNNNNNNNNNNNNNNNNNNNNNNNNNNNNNNNNNNNNNNNNNNNNNNNNNNNNNNNNNNNNNNNNNNNNNNNNNNNNNNNNNNNNNNNNNNNNNNNNNNNNNNNNNNNNNNNNNNNNNNNNNNNNNNNNNNNNNNNNNNNNNNNNNNNNNNNNNNNNNNNNNNNNNNNNNNNNNNNNNNNNNNNNNNNNNNNNNNNNNNNNNNNNNNNNNNNNNNNNNNNNNNNNNNNNNNNNNNNNNNNNNNNNNNNNNNNNNNNNNNNNNNNNNNNNNNNNNNNNNNNNNNNNNNNNNNNNNNNNNNNNNNNNNNNNNNNNNNNNNNNNNNNNNNNNNNNNNNNNNNNNNNNNNNNNNNNNNNNNNNNNNNNNNNNNNNNNNNNNNNNNNNNNNNNNNNNNNNNNNNNNNNNNNNNNNNNNNNNNNNNNNNNNNNNNNNNNNNNNNNNNNNNNNNNNNNNNNNNNNNNNNNNNNNNNNNNNNNNNNNNNNNNNNNNNNNNNNNNNNNNNNNNNNNNNNNNNNNNNNNNNNNNNNNNNNNNNNNNNNNNNNNNNNNNNNNNNNNNNNNNNNNNNNNNNNNNNNNNNNNNNNNNNNNNNNNNNNNNNNNNNNNNNNNNNNNNNNNNNNNNNNNNNNNNNNNNNNNNNNNNNNNNNNNNNNNNNNNNNNNNNNNNNNNNNNNNNNNNNNNNNNNNNNNNNNNNNNNNNNNNNNNNNNNNNNNNNNNNNNNNNNNNNNNNNNNNNNNNNNNNNNNNNNNNNNNNNNNNNNNNNNNNNNNNNNNNNNNNNNNNNNNNNNNNNNNNNNNNNNNNNNNNNNNNNNNNNNNNNNNNNNNNNNNNNNNNNNNNNNNNNNNNNNNNNNNNNNNNNNNNNNNNNNNNNNNNNNNNNNNNNNNNNNNNNNNNNNNNNNNNNNNNNNNNNNNNNNNNNNNNNNNNNNNNNNNNNNNNNNNNNNNNNNNNNNNNNNNNNNNNNNNNNNNNNNNNNNNNNNNNNNNNNNNNNNNNNNNNNNNNNNNNNNNNNNNNNNNNNNNNNNNNNNNNNNNNNNNNNNNNNNNNNNNNNNNNNNNNNNNNNNNNNNNNNNNNNNNNNNNNNNNNNNNNNNNNNNNNNNNNNNNNNNNNNNNNNNNNNNNNNNNNNNNNNNNNNNNNNNNNNNNNNNNNNNNNNNNNNNNNNNNNNNNNNNNNNNNNNNNNNNNNNNNNNNNNNNNNNNNNNNNNNNNNNNNNNNNNNNNNNNNNNNNNNNNNNNNNNNNNNNNNNNNNNNNNNNNNNNNNNNNNNNNNNNNNNNNNNNNNNNNNNNNNNNNNNNNNNNNNNNNNNNNNNNNNNNNNNNNNNNNNNNNNNNNNNNNNNNNNNNNNNNNNNNNNNNNNNNNNNNNNNNNNNNNNNNNNNNNNNNNNNNNNNNNNNNNNNNNNNNNNNNNNNNNNNNNNNNNNNNNNNNNNNNNNNNNNNNNNNNNNNNNNNNNNNNNNNNNNNNNNNNNNNNNNNNNNNNNNNNNNNNNNNNNNNNNNNNNNNNNNNNNNNNNNNNNNNNNNNNNNNNNNNNNNNNNNNNNNNNNNNNNNNNNNNNNNNNNNNNNNNNNNNNNNNNNNNNNNNNNNNNNNNNNNNNNNNNNNNNNNNNNNNNNNNNNNNNNNNNNNNNNNNNNNNNNNNNNNNNNNNNNNNNNNNNNNNNNNNNNNNNNNNNNNNNNNNNNNNNNNNNNNNNNNNNNNNNNNNNNNNNNNNNNNNNNNNNNNNNNNNNNNNNNNNNNNNNNNNNNNNNNNNNNNNNNNNNNNNNNNNNNNNNNNNNNNNNNNNNNNNNNNNNNNNNNNNNNNNNNNNNNNNNNNNNNNNNNNNNNNNNNNNNNNNNNNNNNNNNNNNNNNN containing:
- the LOC110391032 gene encoding uncharacterized protein LOC110391032; protein product: MKSSDVPDNTVDMEALLTWSNGEFGAAELTDVASALEVPQENPSSPASPCFIAELPDNPSDSRELSTEGPAASRTRTDPFWGLPPSPGLLPEMQHGLAPLPLVVPPANPRPAPLVVTKPPSPLTAQPMEEVQKRRPQGVQTHPPVSPGSVPCRGAEKKCKGSARRAKHPAPASTPQKGKTSSHKQPTSGAPDRKRKLPLHKERKGCKHPHQAKVAGVSAGASSTGQAGNSSELRRHLLESIQALHPLGQRVTAVGPVRQPPSEQPQPTPXAYRPGSAQPGGLLSQYKRPGSAQPGGLLSKANRPGSAQPGGLFSKAKRPGSAQPGELLS